A stretch of Arthrobacter sp. NEB 688 DNA encodes these proteins:
- a CDS encoding DUF485 domain-containing protein: MSNEARTQAEDPYLALQTTSEFQELRRKFRGFVFPMTAFFLAWYFLYVLLSIFAPGFMGTKVVGNITIGLLFGLGQFVTTFAITIIYSRWATREFDPAADALGARLDADKEH, translated from the coding sequence GTGAGCAACGAAGCTCGCACGCAGGCCGAGGACCCGTACCTCGCCCTGCAGACCACGTCGGAGTTCCAGGAGCTGCGCCGCAAGTTCCGGGGCTTCGTCTTCCCCATGACGGCGTTCTTCCTCGCCTGGTACTTCCTCTACGTCCTGCTGTCGATCTTCGCCCCGGGGTTCATGGGCACCAAGGTCGTCGGCAACATCACCATCGGCCTGCTCTTCGGCCTCGGCCAGTTCGTGACGACCTTCGCGATCACGATCATCTACTCGCGCTGGGCCACCCGTGAGTTCGACCCGGCCGCCGACGCCCTCGGCGCCCGCCTCGACGCCGACAAGGAGCACTGA
- the nhaA gene encoding Na+/H+ antiporter NhaA: MSTSAPPGRRPEGHRLLSRPSTWAETKHVADALRTETIGGAVLLVAAVVAIVLANSPWSDAYFSLRDTEVGTDWFHLRLSLGHWAADGLLAIFFFVAGLELKREFLVGDLRSPAKAAVPVVAAFCGVAVPALVFVGVVSVMGGEGDALRGWAIPTATDIAFALAVLAVIGSHLPSGLRSFLLTLAVVDDLIAITIIAVFYTADLDVGMLLLALLPLAAFAALVQRRIAAWWLLVPLAALTWALVHASGVHATVAGVLLGLVVPVRPRRRGVPSVSTLSADTDVAHRFEYRIRPLSAGVAVPVFAFFASGVAVLGGGFGETLRDPVAIGVVAGLVVGKLVGVLGSTYLMARFTRARLDDDLAWSDIAGLAILTGVGFTVSLLVGELAFGAGSERDEHVKLGILLGSLIAAALAAVVLRRRNAVYRRIHEQETRDDDGDGVPDCFQEEHADPGPASTR, translated from the coding sequence ATGAGCACCTCCGCACCCCCCGGCCGTCGCCCCGAGGGCCACCGCCTCCTCTCCCGCCCGTCCACCTGGGCCGAGACCAAGCACGTCGCCGACGCCCTGCGCACCGAGACCATCGGCGGCGCCGTGCTCCTCGTCGCCGCCGTCGTCGCGATCGTGCTGGCCAACAGCCCGTGGAGCGACGCCTACTTCTCGTTGCGCGACACCGAGGTCGGCACCGACTGGTTCCACCTGCGCCTGAGCCTCGGCCACTGGGCGGCCGACGGCCTGCTCGCCATCTTCTTCTTCGTCGCCGGGCTCGAGCTCAAGCGCGAGTTCCTCGTCGGCGACCTCCGCTCCCCGGCGAAGGCCGCCGTCCCGGTCGTCGCCGCCTTCTGCGGCGTCGCCGTCCCCGCGCTCGTCTTCGTCGGTGTCGTGTCGGTCATGGGTGGCGAGGGTGACGCCCTGCGCGGCTGGGCCATCCCGACGGCCACCGACATCGCCTTCGCCCTCGCGGTGCTGGCGGTCATCGGCTCGCACCTGCCCTCGGGGCTGCGCTCGTTCCTCCTGACCCTCGCCGTCGTCGACGACCTCATCGCGATCACGATCATCGCCGTCTTCTACACGGCCGACCTCGACGTGGGGATGCTCCTGCTCGCGCTGCTGCCGCTCGCCGCGTTCGCCGCGCTCGTGCAGCGCCGGATCGCCGCGTGGTGGCTGCTCGTGCCGCTCGCCGCGCTCACCTGGGCGCTGGTCCACGCGTCCGGCGTCCACGCCACCGTCGCCGGCGTCCTCCTCGGCCTCGTCGTGCCGGTGAGGCCGCGCCGGCGCGGGGTCCCCTCGGTCAGCACGCTGTCCGCCGACACCGACGTCGCGCACCGCTTCGAGTACCGCATCCGCCCGCTGTCCGCCGGGGTCGCGGTGCCCGTCTTCGCGTTCTTCGCCTCGGGCGTCGCCGTGCTCGGCGGCGGCTTCGGCGAGACGCTGCGCGACCCGGTGGCCATCGGCGTCGTCGCCGGCCTCGTCGTCGGCAAGCTCGTCGGCGTGCTCGGGTCGACCTACCTCATGGCGCGGTTCACGCGGGCCCGGCTCGACGACGACCTCGCGTGGTCGGACATCGCGGGGCTGGCGATCCTCACCGGGGTGGGCTTCACGGTCTCGCTCCTCGTCGGCGAGCTCGCCTTCGGGGCGGGGTCCGAGCGCGACGAGCACGTCAAGCTCGGCATCCTCCTCGGGTCGCTCATCGCGGCCGCCCTCGCCGCGGTCGTCCTGCGGCGGCGCAACGCCGTCTACCGGCGCATCCACGAGCAGGAGACCCGCGACGACGACGGCGACGGCGTGCCCGACTGCTTCCAGGAGGAGCACGCGGACCCCGGGCCCGCGAGCACTCGGTAG
- the acs gene encoding acetate--CoA ligase gives MSDDSLSSHLHELDLSPDPAFTAAANGTAEMYDEAAADHEGFWARQARERITWAKDFEQTLDWSGAPFAKWFVGGELNVAYNCVDRHVEAGNGDRVAIHFEGEQGDTRTITYADLQREVSKAANALAALGVTTGDRVAVYMPMIPETVFTMLACARLGAPHSVIFGGFSAEALHTRIADAEAKVVVTTDGQWRRGKPAPLKAAVDAAIHHGDDESPVEKVLVVKRTDTEVEWDDERDVWWHDLVEAQSDSHEAVPVDSEHPLFILYTSGTTGKPKGIFHTTGGYLTQAAYTNAVVHDLHPESDVYWCTADVGWVTGHSYIVYGPLANGATQVLYEGTPDTPHQGRWWEIVQKYGVSILYTAPTAIRTFMKWGTEIPAKYDMSSIRVLGSVGEPINPEAWLWYRKHVGGDKAPIVDTWWQTETGAIMISPLPGVTTLEPGSAQRPIPGVSAEILDDDGNPFTEAEKVGYLVLTKPWPSMLRGIWGDPERYQETYWSRFGPKYYFAGDGAKYDEKGNIWLLGRVDDVMNVSGHRLSTAEIESALVSHPSVAEAAVVGAADETTGQAVCAFVILRGGAADNGEETVQELRNHVAKEIGPIAKPRQVMIVQELPKTRSGKIMRRLLKDVAENREVGDVTTLADSSVMNLIKQGMSSGSD, from the coding sequence GTGAGCGACGACAGCCTGTCGAGCCACCTGCACGAGCTGGACCTGAGCCCGGACCCGGCGTTCACCGCCGCGGCCAACGGCACCGCGGAGATGTACGACGAGGCCGCGGCCGACCACGAGGGCTTCTGGGCGCGACAGGCCCGCGAGCGGATCACCTGGGCCAAGGACTTCGAGCAGACCCTCGACTGGAGCGGCGCCCCCTTCGCGAAGTGGTTCGTCGGCGGCGAGCTCAACGTCGCGTACAACTGCGTCGACCGCCACGTCGAGGCCGGGAACGGCGACCGCGTCGCCATCCACTTCGAGGGCGAGCAGGGCGACACCCGGACCATCACGTACGCCGACCTCCAGCGCGAGGTGAGCAAGGCCGCGAACGCGCTGGCCGCGCTGGGAGTCACCACGGGCGACCGCGTCGCGGTCTACATGCCGATGATCCCCGAGACCGTCTTCACGATGCTCGCCTGCGCCCGCCTCGGCGCCCCGCACTCGGTCATCTTCGGCGGGTTCTCGGCCGAGGCCCTGCACACCCGCATCGCCGACGCCGAGGCCAAGGTCGTCGTGACCACCGACGGCCAGTGGCGCCGCGGCAAGCCCGCGCCGCTCAAGGCCGCGGTCGACGCCGCCATCCACCACGGTGACGACGAGTCCCCCGTCGAGAAGGTGCTCGTCGTCAAGCGCACCGACACCGAGGTCGAGTGGGACGACGAGCGCGACGTCTGGTGGCACGACCTCGTCGAGGCGCAGTCCGACTCGCACGAGGCGGTGCCCGTCGACAGCGAGCACCCCCTGTTCATCCTCTACACCTCGGGCACGACGGGGAAGCCGAAGGGCATCTTCCACACGACCGGCGGCTACCTGACGCAGGCCGCGTACACGAACGCCGTCGTCCACGACCTGCACCCCGAGAGCGACGTCTACTGGTGCACGGCCGACGTCGGCTGGGTCACCGGCCACAGCTACATCGTCTACGGGCCGCTCGCCAACGGCGCGACCCAGGTGCTCTACGAGGGCACCCCGGACACCCCGCACCAGGGCCGCTGGTGGGAGATCGTCCAGAAGTACGGGGTGTCGATCCTCTACACGGCGCCGACGGCCATCCGCACGTTCATGAAGTGGGGCACCGAGATCCCCGCGAAGTACGACATGAGCTCGATCCGCGTCCTCGGCAGCGTCGGCGAGCCGATCAACCCCGAGGCGTGGCTCTGGTACCGCAAGCACGTCGGCGGCGACAAGGCCCCGATCGTCGACACCTGGTGGCAGACCGAGACCGGCGCGATCATGATCAGCCCGCTGCCCGGCGTCACGACCCTCGAGCCCGGCTCGGCGCAGCGCCCCATCCCGGGCGTCTCGGCCGAGATCCTCGACGACGACGGCAACCCCTTCACCGAGGCCGAGAAGGTCGGCTACCTCGTCCTCACCAAGCCGTGGCCCTCGATGCTGCGCGGGATCTGGGGCGACCCGGAGCGCTACCAGGAGACGTACTGGTCGCGGTTCGGCCCGAAGTACTACTTCGCCGGTGACGGGGCGAAGTACGACGAGAAGGGCAACATCTGGCTGCTCGGCCGGGTCGACGACGTCATGAACGTCTCCGGCCACCGGCTCTCGACCGCCGAGATCGAGTCGGCCCTCGTGTCGCACCCGTCGGTCGCCGAGGCCGCGGTCGTCGGCGCGGCCGACGAGACGACCGGCCAGGCCGTCTGCGCGTTCGTCATCCTGCGCGGCGGCGCGGCCGACAACGGCGAGGAGACCGTCCAGGAGCTGCGCAACCACGTGGCGAAGGAGATCGGCCCGATCGCCAAGCCGCGCCAGGTGATGATCGTCCAGGAGCTGCCGAAGACGCGCTCGGGAAAGATCATGCGCCGCCTGCTCAAGGACGTCGCCGAGAACCGCGAGGTCGGCGATGTCACGACGCTCGCCGACAGCTCGGTGATGAACCTCATCAAGCAGGGGATGTCCTCCGGCTCCGACTGA
- a CDS encoding cation acetate symporter, with protein MALTLPMADAATTVGSPALNIGIFAAFVVVTLVIVIRVAAGKKTAEQYYTAAGAFNGRQNGIAIAGDYLSAASFLGIAGAIALQGYDGFLYSIGFLVAWLVALLLVAELLRNTGRFTMADVLSYRLKQRPVRIATAISVIAVSFFYLLAQMAGAGGLVSLLLGISGEFAQDLVIAIVGIIMIAYVLIGGMKGTTWVQIIKALLLIAGTFVITVWVLGKYSFNISSLFQAAADNSPKAGEKLFEPGLKYGKNLTTKIDFISLSMALVLGTAGLPHVLQRFYTVPTSKQARKSVEWAIWLIGGFYLLTLVVGYGAAALVGPATINAAPGKANAAAPLLAYELGGSVLLGIISGVAFATILAVVAGLTITTSATFAHDLYKEVFKRGTGSQEQEVRVARIAAIVIGVVAIVGGIFAKSQNIAFLVALAFAVAASANLPTILYSLFWKGFNTRGALFSIYGGLVSAIGLIIFSPVVSGKPPLEPGGPSQSMIQNTAIDFHWFPLDNPGLVSIPLAFFLGWLGSVTSKEHNAAKYAEMEVRALTGHGVGEAIDH; from the coding sequence ATGGCGCTCACCCTCCCGATGGCCGACGCGGCCACGACGGTCGGCTCGCCGGCCCTCAACATCGGCATCTTCGCGGCGTTCGTCGTCGTCACGCTCGTCATCGTCATCCGCGTCGCCGCGGGCAAGAAGACGGCCGAGCAGTACTACACCGCCGCCGGCGCCTTCAACGGCCGCCAGAACGGCATCGCCATCGCCGGCGACTACCTCTCGGCGGCGTCCTTCCTCGGCATCGCCGGCGCCATCGCCCTCCAGGGCTACGACGGCTTCCTGTACTCGATCGGCTTCCTCGTCGCGTGGCTCGTCGCGCTCCTGCTCGTCGCCGAGCTCCTGCGCAACACCGGCCGCTTCACGATGGCCGACGTCCTCAGCTACCGCCTCAAGCAGCGCCCGGTGCGCATCGCGACCGCCATCTCGGTCATCGCGGTGTCGTTCTTCTACCTGCTCGCGCAGATGGCCGGCGCCGGCGGCCTCGTGTCGCTGCTGCTCGGCATCTCGGGCGAGTTCGCGCAGGACCTCGTCATCGCGATCGTCGGCATCATCATGATCGCCTACGTCCTCATCGGCGGGATGAAGGGCACGACCTGGGTCCAGATCATCAAGGCGCTCCTGCTCATCGCGGGCACCTTCGTCATCACGGTCTGGGTGCTCGGCAAGTACTCGTTCAACATCAGCTCGCTCTTCCAGGCCGCGGCCGACAACTCCCCCAAGGCCGGCGAGAAGCTCTTCGAGCCGGGCCTGAAGTACGGCAAGAACCTCACGACGAAGATCGATTTCATCTCGCTGTCGATGGCGCTCGTCCTCGGCACCGCCGGCCTGCCGCACGTGCTCCAGCGCTTCTACACGGTCCCGACGAGCAAGCAGGCCCGCAAGTCGGTCGAGTGGGCCATCTGGCTCATCGGCGGCTTCTACCTGCTGACCCTCGTCGTCGGCTACGGCGCCGCCGCCCTCGTCGGCCCGGCGACCATCAACGCCGCCCCCGGCAAGGCCAACGCGGCCGCCCCGCTGCTCGCCTACGAGCTCGGCGGCTCGGTGCTCCTCGGCATCATCTCGGGTGTCGCGTTCGCGACGATCCTCGCGGTCGTCGCCGGCCTGACCATCACCACCTCGGCGACCTTCGCCCACGACCTCTACAAGGAGGTCTTCAAGCGGGGCACGGGCAGCCAGGAGCAGGAGGTGCGGGTCGCCCGCATCGCCGCGATCGTCATCGGCGTCGTCGCGATCGTCGGCGGCATCTTCGCCAAGAGCCAGAACATCGCCTTCCTCGTGGCGCTGGCCTTCGCCGTCGCCGCCTCGGCCAACCTGCCGACGATCCTGTACTCGCTGTTCTGGAAGGGCTTCAACACCCGCGGCGCCCTGTTCTCCATCTACGGCGGCCTCGTCAGCGCGATCGGCCTGATCATCTTCAGCCCGGTCGTGTCGGGCAAGCCGCCGCTGGAGCCGGGCGGCCCGAGCCAGTCGATGATCCAGAACACCGCGATCGACTTCCACTGGTTCCCGCTCGACAACCCGGGGCTGGTCTCCATCCCGCTCGCGTTCTTCCTCGGCTGGCTCGGCTCGGTGACGAGCAAGGAGCACAACGCCGCGAAGTACGCCGAGATGGAGGTGCGCGCCCTCACCGGCCACGGGGTCGGGGAGGCGATCGACCACTGA
- a CDS encoding phage holin family protein, with protein MAPESTERTIGQLVADATHDVQGIVRGEIALAKAEVAQGAKKVGVGAGLLAGAAFVGLLGLVFLFHTLAQVLGIWLPLWAGYLIVTVLMFVVAGVLALLGKNALQKAKPAPERAIAQGKETVAALKHQG; from the coding sequence ATGGCACCCGAGAGCACCGAGCGCACCATCGGACAGCTCGTCGCCGACGCGACGCACGACGTCCAGGGCATCGTCCGCGGCGAGATCGCCCTCGCCAAGGCCGAGGTCGCGCAGGGCGCCAAGAAGGTCGGCGTCGGGGCGGGCCTGCTCGCCGGGGCCGCCTTCGTCGGGCTGCTGGGCCTGGTCTTCCTCTTCCACACCCTCGCGCAGGTCCTCGGGATCTGGCTGCCGCTGTGGGCCGGCTACCTCATCGTCACCGTGCTGATGTTCGTCGTCGCCGGGGTCCTCGCGCTGCTCGGCAAGAACGCGCTCCAGAAGGCCAAGCCGGCGCCCGAGCGGGCCATCGCGCAGGGCAAGGAGACCGTGGCCGCCCTCAAGCACCAGGGCTGA
- a CDS encoding MarP family serine protease — translation MTGSTVLDVVLALVLLAYAWSGWRQGLVAAVLGLVGLLAGAFAAVKIAPGLIDGRGGIDLGSPAGTLLLIGIVLVAATLGQWVMLLLAARVRRVIGLAGLRLVDNLLGAVAVLVASVLVIWVVAGAARVSGPVGLRTAIASSTVVRTVDAVVPRSAQTLVDDLTEALDSGGFPRVFEGLGPEPIASVQPPDRALVRDAAVSRALRSVVHVRASSPRCGQTQVGSGWVLSPGVVVTNAHVVAGARTVQLSVRGTGPQVTGRVVRFDPDRDVAVVVTSRLGAPALTRGDALGRGDDAVLAGFPGDRGLWVGPARVRSVLEAKGADIYGGDGTVREIYSLRAEVRRGASGGPMVDPEGHVVGMVFATSLDDPQTGYAMTYSELAPVVRGSGVGDPTVSTGQCRGAA, via the coding sequence GTGACCGGCTCGACCGTCCTCGACGTCGTCCTCGCGCTCGTCCTGCTCGCCTACGCCTGGAGCGGCTGGCGCCAGGGCCTCGTCGCCGCGGTGCTCGGGCTCGTCGGCCTGCTCGCCGGCGCCTTCGCGGCCGTGAAGATCGCGCCCGGGCTCATCGACGGCCGCGGCGGCATCGACCTCGGCAGCCCGGCCGGCACGCTCCTGCTCATCGGGATCGTCCTCGTCGCCGCGACGCTCGGGCAGTGGGTGATGCTCCTGCTCGCCGCCCGGGTCCGCCGGGTCATCGGGCTGGCCGGGCTGCGGCTCGTCGACAACCTCCTCGGTGCCGTCGCCGTGCTCGTGGCGTCGGTCCTCGTCATCTGGGTGGTCGCCGGGGCGGCCCGCGTCAGCGGCCCGGTCGGGCTGCGCACCGCCATCGCGTCCTCGACGGTGGTCCGCACGGTCGACGCCGTCGTGCCCCGCTCGGCGCAGACGCTCGTCGACGACCTCACCGAGGCGCTCGACAGCGGCGGCTTCCCGCGGGTGTTCGAGGGCCTGGGCCCGGAGCCGATCGCGTCCGTCCAGCCGCCGGACCGGGCGCTCGTGCGGGACGCAGCGGTCTCGCGCGCCCTGCGCTCGGTCGTCCACGTCCGGGCCTCCTCGCCCCGCTGCGGCCAGACCCAGGTCGGCTCGGGGTGGGTGCTCTCGCCGGGGGTCGTCGTCACCAACGCCCACGTCGTCGCCGGCGCCCGGACCGTGCAGCTGAGCGTGCGCGGGACCGGGCCGCAGGTGACCGGCCGGGTCGTGCGCTTCGACCCCGACCGCGACGTCGCCGTCGTCGTCACCTCCCGGCTGGGCGCCCCCGCCCTGACCCGCGGGGACGCGCTCGGGCGGGGCGACGACGCCGTCCTCGCCGGCTTCCCGGGCGACCGGGGCCTGTGGGTCGGGCCGGCTCGCGTCCGCAGCGTCCTCGAGGCGAAGGGCGCCGACATCTACGGGGGCGACGGCACCGTCCGCGAGATCTACTCGCTGCGCGCCGAGGTGCGGCGGGGCGCGTCCGGCGGCCCGATGGTCGACCCCGAGGGCCACGTCGTCGGGATGGTCTTCGCGACCTCGCTCGACGACCCGCAGACCGGCTACGCGATGACGTACTCCGAGCTCGCGCCGGTCGTGCGCGGCTCGGGCGTCGGCGACCCGACGGTCTCGACCGGCCAGTGCCGCGGGGCGGCCTGA
- a CDS encoding phenylalanine 4-monooxygenase: MSAVFEEGQLYSAVTTEDDGTVRVHLSDNHPGLHDEAYLLRRGEIAAVSLAHRPGDPVPTVDYTDAEHAVWRTVSTELAPKHERYAHPEFLRGKAALDLPVDHVPQLHEVTERLLPLTGWSYTCAPGLVPLRDFYRDLGHRVFSSTQYLRHDSRPLYTPEPDILHEVVGHGNQLASPRFAAVTQAAGEATTRLETDEAVKFVADVFWFSMEFGVMADGDELKAYGAGILSSYGEMDEFRSMEIRPLDLVAMGTLNYDITAYQPVLFRAEGVDHLEDVVGAFFETVDDDLAARLRAQAGAAV, from the coding sequence GTGAGCGCGGTGTTCGAGGAAGGACAGCTGTACTCGGCCGTGACGACCGAGGACGACGGCACCGTCAGGGTGCACCTGTCGGACAACCACCCCGGGCTGCACGACGAGGCCTACCTGCTCCGCCGCGGCGAGATCGCCGCCGTGTCGCTGGCCCACCGCCCCGGGGACCCCGTCCCGACGGTCGACTACACCGACGCCGAGCACGCGGTGTGGCGCACGGTGAGCACCGAGCTCGCGCCGAAGCACGAGCGCTACGCGCACCCCGAGTTCCTCCGCGGCAAGGCCGCCCTCGACCTGCCCGTCGACCACGTGCCCCAGCTGCACGAGGTCACCGAGCGCCTCCTGCCGCTGACCGGCTGGTCCTACACGTGCGCGCCGGGCCTGGTGCCCCTGCGCGACTTCTACCGCGACCTCGGCCACCGGGTGTTCAGCTCGACGCAGTACCTGCGCCACGACAGCCGGCCGCTCTACACGCCCGAGCCGGACATCCTCCACGAGGTCGTCGGCCACGGGAACCAGCTCGCGAGCCCCCGCTTCGCCGCGGTGACGCAGGCGGCCGGCGAGGCCACGACCCGCCTCGAGACCGACGAGGCCGTCAAGTTCGTCGCCGACGTCTTCTGGTTCTCGATGGAGTTCGGCGTCATGGCCGACGGCGACGAGCTCAAGGCCTACGGCGCCGGCATCCTCAGCAGCTACGGCGAGATGGACGAGTTCCGCTCGATGGAGATCCGCCCGCTCGACCTCGTCGCGATGGGGACGCTCAACTACGACATCACCGCCTACCAGCCGGTGCTCTTCCGGGCCGAGGGCGTCGACCACCTCGAGGACGTCGTCGGGGCGTTCTTCGAGACGGTCGACGACGACCTCGCGGCGCGCCTGCGGGCGCAGGCCGGCGCCGCGGTCTGA